From Rhodococcus sp. B7740, one genomic window encodes:
- a CDS encoding SDR family oxidoreductase, with protein MAAKTWFITGTSKGFGREWTIAALERGDRVAATARNTDTLKDLVEQYGDAILPIELDVNDRAADFAAVQQAYDKFGSLDIVVNNAGYGQFGMIEELSEEDARAQIETNVFGALWVTQAALPFMREQGSGHILQVSSIGGISAFPNVGAYHASKWALEGFSQALAQEVEDFGIHVTLIEPGGFSTDWSGPSAKKSTDISAYDPIREKAAKLRSARQATPGDPSATRSALLKVVDAEKPPLRVFFGDAPLQIATKDYESRLASWREWQPVAVEAHGG; from the coding sequence ATGGCAGCGAAGACATGGTTCATCACCGGCACCTCCAAGGGCTTCGGTCGTGAGTGGACGATCGCCGCGCTCGAGCGCGGAGACCGAGTGGCGGCAACCGCCCGCAACACCGACACGCTGAAGGACCTGGTGGAGCAGTACGGCGACGCCATCCTGCCGATCGAACTGGACGTGAACGATCGCGCGGCCGACTTCGCGGCTGTGCAGCAGGCCTACGACAAGTTCGGTTCGCTCGACATCGTGGTCAACAACGCCGGCTACGGCCAGTTCGGCATGATCGAGGAACTCTCCGAGGAAGATGCCCGCGCGCAGATCGAGACCAACGTCTTCGGTGCGCTGTGGGTGACGCAGGCGGCCCTGCCGTTCATGCGTGAGCAGGGGAGTGGCCACATCCTGCAGGTGTCGTCCATCGGCGGAATCTCCGCCTTCCCGAATGTCGGTGCGTACCACGCCTCCAAGTGGGCCCTCGAAGGATTCAGTCAGGCATTGGCGCAGGAGGTCGAGGACTTCGGCATCCACGTGACATTGATCGAGCCGGGTGGTTTCTCCACCGACTGGTCCGGCCCGTCTGCCAAGAAGTCCACCGACATCTCCGCGTACGACCCGATTCGGGAGAAGGCTGCGAAGCTGCGCAGTGCCCGGCAGGCAACTCCCGGTGATCCGAGTGCAACACGGTCGGCACTGCTCAAGGTCGTCGACGCCGAAAAGCCGCCGCTGCGAGTATTTTTTGGCGACGCACCACTGCAGATCGCGACGAAAGACTACGAGTCGAGGCTCGCGAGCTGGCGCGAATGGCAGCCCGTGGCCGTGGAGGCGCACGGAGGCTGA